A stretch of the Papaver somniferum cultivar HN1 chromosome 6, ASM357369v1, whole genome shotgun sequence genome encodes the following:
- the LOC113285681 gene encoding uncharacterized protein LOC113285681 produces MGRDVNWGTGVAPTSGVVGGGGTPPLFIQREEHWRHFDNSVNAVSFGFVATAILISMFLIMAIFERFLRPRSTPLSNSSEAVAGGSRNINHRDLDHQSQIGFNGKLGFPSPKMSIYSRGVSVLMPGDKIPTYIAHPVPIPCPPERVFWPHHQQKPTSGSSSSSSPPANVT; encoded by the exons ATGGGAAGAGATGTTAATTGGGGTACTGGTGTAGCACCAACATCAGGAGTAGTAGGAGGAGGAGGAACACCACCATTATTTATACAAAGAGAAGAACATTGGAGACATTTTGATAACTCTGTAAATGCTGTTTCTTTTGGATTCGTGGCTACTGCTATACTTATTTCTATGTTTCTTATTATGGCTATCTTTGAGAGATTTCTTAGACCCAGATCAACCCCTCTTTCTAATTCTTCCGAAGCTGTGGCTGGTGGTAGTAGAAATATTAATCACAGAGATCTTGATCATCAATCACAGATTGGTTTCAATGGCAAGCTTGGTTTTCCTTCTCCCAAA ATGTCAATCTACTCCAGAGGCGTGTCGGTCTTGATGCCCGGAGATAAAATTCCTACTTACATTGCGCATCCGGTTCCTATACCATGCCCTCCTGAACGTGTATTTTGGCCTCACCATCAACAAAAGCCTACTTCTGGTAGTAGTAGTTCAAGCTCACCACCGGCAAATGTtacttga
- the LOC113287639 gene encoding uncharacterized protein LOC113287639, translating into MDDFDDDFGQYMKGEHDVDLFPEEEVFTPVDPSKMEVKTRFANKEAFKKHLRGYCVLNKCQYILDRSAPSRIKAECRFKTEHDCPWFVYASKKEGEKTFVLRKVNLEHKCEGDPQNRNRSADPHFVKDFVLDQMKNKPKKVVPDPYKIKEDFLAEKRVNIPYQCAWKARNLVLESLYGNYKESYNEVPAFCKMFTKCNDGSVAKFTFDTVNNTFESMTLSFEPAMRGWRKACRGVIGLDACHLTGEYGGVLMAATALDGQNGLVMLGIMVCRAETKENWIIFLKHLKDAILAHPVKVAFISDRQKGLLEAVGIVFPGHHHRYCWRHLYKNFKKDYKGLELYSSLWNAAKAYKEKHFQEHFDNIVKQSAAAGAYLSREDPATWSRAFFNPIHCCEHMNNNFSESFNNMINKMRNKPIIMIGIMYANLVMGTWYNRRTESASWVDGNLVPTAVTLIKKMLEFVTDYGVDPCVAGELYMVTSPKNSVFTVNILAKTCSCLQWQLRGFPCMHAVSALHSIRPQWRKYCSDYYSVENYKATYAPTFAPLDDKSEWVQPNMNKKILNPPHSRKPGRPKSKRVRSYDEPRVEKTKRRCGKCGNVTNHNKRTCAGGEVGSNPTAKRQRTECDAQSFTFSNIEPSQTTGVRGAAKSNKKKRTASFVGECFTGPGSQPLATPSSTPASTTPMSLPSIAPSSTPPSTINNLYQNFFGIGSVSQNIKQGKGRGNGKAKKK; encoded by the exons ATGGATgactttgatgatgattttggtcaGTACATGAAGGGTGAGCATGATGTAGATCTTTTccctgaagaagaagtttttactCCAGTAGATCCTAGCAAAATGGAGGTAAAAACTAGATTTGCAAATAAGGAAGCATTTAAGAAACATCTCAGGGGTTATTGTGTTCTTAATAAGTGTCAATATATTTTGGATAGAAGTGCTCCCTCTAGAATTAAGGCTGAGTGTAGGTTTAAAACAGAACATGATTGTCCTTGGTTTGTGTATGCTAGCAAGAAAGAGGGTGAGAAGACTTTTGTTCTTAGGAAAGTGAATTTGGAACATAAGTGTGAAGGGGATCCCCAAAATAGGAATAGATCTGCTGATCCTCATTTTGTAAAGGATTTTGTTCTTGATCAGATGAAGAATAAGCCTAAAAAAGTTGTTCCAGACCCTTATAAAATCAAGGAAGACTTCTTAGCTGAAAAGAGAGTAAATATACCATATCAGTGTGCATGGAAGGCTAGGAATCTAGTTTTAGAGTCATTATATGGGAACTATAAAGAAAGTTACAATGAAGTACCAGCATTCTGCAAGATGTTTACAAAATGCAATGATGGGTCTGTTGCTAAGTTCACTTTTGACACAGTGAATAACACCTTTGAAAGCATGACACTCTCATTTGAACCTGCAATGAGGGGTTGGCGAAAAGCATGCAGGGGAGTTATAGGGCTTGATGCCTGCCATCTAACAGGGGAATATGGGGGAGTATTGATGGCTGCAACTGCACTTGATGGACAGAATGGGTTAGTAATGTTAGGAATTATGGTATGCAGAGCTGAAACAAAGGAAaattggatcatttttttgaagcatttgaagGATGCAATATTAGCACATCCAGTGAAAGTGGCTTTCATTTCAGATAGGCAAAAAGGTTTATTGGAAGCTGTTGGTATAGTGTTCCCTGGCCATCACCACAGATACTGTTGGAG ACATTTATACAAAAATTTCAAGAAGGATTACAAGGGTCTTGAATTATACAGTTCTTTATGGAATGCAGCAAAAGCATACAAAGAAAAGCATTTTCAG GAACATTTTGACAATATTGTGAAACAGAGTGCTGCAGCTGGTGCTTATCTCAGTAGAGAAGATCCTGCTACATGGTCCAGGGCCTTTTTTAACCCTATTCACTGTTGTGAACatatgaacaacaatttttcagaGTCTTTTAACAATATGATCAACAAGATGAGAAATAAACCAATTATAATGATAGGAATAATGTATGCTAACTTAGTGATGGGTACATGGTACAATAGGAGGACTGAATCTGCATCATGGGTAGATGGTAATTTGGTTCCTACTGCTGTTACATTGATTAAGAAAATGTTGGAATTTGTGACTGACTATGGTGTTGACCCTTGTGTGGCTGGAGAGTTATATATGGTGACTAGTCCAAAGAATTCTGTGTTCACAGTGAACATACTTGCCAAGACTTGCTCTTGTTTGCAGTGGCAGTTGAGGGGGTTCCCCTGTATGCATGCAGTGAGTGCATTGCATAGCATAAGGCCACAATGGAGAaa GTACTGCAGTGATTACTATTCAGTGGAGAACTATAAGGCCACATATGCACCAACTTTTGCACCACTAGATGATAAAAGTGAATGGGTCCAG CCAAACATGAACAAGAAGATCTTGAACCCTCCTCACAGTAGGAAACCAGGAAGACCCAAGAGCAAGAGGGTAAGAAGTTATGATGAACCTCGTGTtgagaagacaaaaaggaggtgtGGGAAATGTGGAAATGTTACTAACCACAACAAAAGAACATGTGCTGGTGGTGAAGTGGGATCTAATCCAACTGCAAAGAGGCAAAGGACTGAATGTGATGCACAAAGCTTCACCTTCAGCAACATAGAGCCAAGTCAGACCACCGGAGTTAGGGGTGCAGCTAAgtcaaacaagaagaagagaacggCATCATTTGTTGGTGAATGTTTTACAGGGCCTGGCAGTCAGCCTTTGGCAACACCATCTTCTACTCCAGCTTCCACAACACCTATGAGTCTGCCATCTATAGCACCATCTTCTACTCCACCCTCTACAATAAATAACCTTTATCAGAACTTCTTTGGCATTGGATCTGTATCTCAGAATATAAAACAAGGAAAGGGAAGGGGAAATGGAAAGGCTAAGAAGAAATGA